The following is a genomic window from Armatimonadota bacterium.
CTCGGCTGTCACGAAAGCAACCGAGACTCCTCCGGAATGGGGTTCGCAAGCATAATTGTCCAGTCTGCCGGCCCTCCGGTAATGGACGAACCCCATTAGAGCCCCATCCGGCGTCGGATAAAATCAGTGGTGGTTTCACCGCGTCGGAAGAAGGCGTTGGCAAGCACCTCGCGGTGGAAGGAGATGGTCGTCCGAAAACCGTCGATCTCAAATTCGGCGAGCGCGCGCTGGGCGCGGGCGATCGCCTCGCGGCGGTCCCGGCCCCACACGATGAGCTTGGCGAGGAGCGGATCGTAGTACGGCGGCACATGATAGCCTGCGTAGAGGTGCGTGTCCACGCGTACCCCCGGCCCACCTGGAAGACGCAGGCCATTGACCGCGCCCGCCGACGGCGCGAATTCGCGCTCGGGGTCCTCGGCGGTGATGCGGCATTCGATGGCATGGCCGTGGAACTGGATGTCCTTCTGCGCGTGAGCGAGCTTCTCGCCGGCCGCGAGCCGGATCTGCTCCTTGACCAGATCCATGCCGGTGACGCACTCCGTCACCGGGTGCTCGACCTGGATGCGGGCGTTCATCTCGAGGAAATAGAACTTGCGGTTGGTGTCGAGCAGGAACTCGACGGTGCCGGCGTTGGTGTAGCCAACTGCCTTGGCGGCGCGCAGTGCCGCGTCCCCCATGCGGTGGCGCAGGGAAGGCGACAAGGCCATGGACGGCGACTCCTCGAGCAGCTTCTGGTGCCGCGAGGTCTGAATCGAGCACTCGCGCTCGCCGAGGTGGATCATGTTGCCGCGCTTGTCGGCGAGGATCTGGAATTCGATGTGCCGCGGCTCCTCCAGGTAGCGCTCGAGGTAAACCTCCGAGCGCCCGAACGCGGCCTCCGCCTCCGAGCGCGCTACGGGCAGGCTGCGCACGAGGTCGTCGTCGTCGTGAACGATGCGAATGCCGCGCCCCCCGCCTCCGGCCGCCGCCTTGATGATCATCGGGTACCCAGAGCGCGACGCCACCTTCAGCGCATCCTGATCGTTGACCACGATGGCCGGTTCCTCCGGCGGGATGACGGGGACGCCGGCGGCGTGCATGGTGTGCTTGACCTGCGCCTTGTCCTGAAGCGCCTCGATGGTGTCCGCGCTGGGGCCGATGAAGGCGAGCTTGCACAAGTCGCAGTTCTCGGCGAAGCTCGCGGTCTCGGCGAGGTTGCCATAGCCCGGGTGGACGGCGTCGGCCTCGGTGATGAGGGCCGCGGTGATGATGTTGGGAATGTTGAGGTAGCTGTCGCGATTCGCCGGCGGGCCTATGCACACTGCCTCGTCGGCGAGCCGCACGTGGAGTGCGTCCGCGTCGGCCTGCGAGTACACCGCGACCGTGGGTATGCGCATCTCGCGGCAAGCGCGGATAACACGCACCGCGATCTCACCGCGATTGGCGACAAGGATCTTCTTGAACACAAAGGCTCTCCGCCTGTCGGGGTCGGGGTCAGAAGCGCTCGTGGCCGGGGGTCGTGCAGCGCACAGTGCCCGTCGCCGGATCGTACGCGTAGGGGTTGCCTGAGACGGAGCAGGCTTTGGCGCCGCCGCGGATCTCGGCAAGCGATCCCGGAGGCTGCTCCGCATCCATGCGGTACGCCGCGATTTCCTGGCGCAGCCCGCGCAGATTCTGCTGGCACTCCACTGCCCGGGCTTGCTCCAGCGCGGCGCCCGGCCGGGTGCGCGCTTGCGTGGCCAGGTCGTCCACCTCAGTGCCCGCGCCGCTCGGCGCAGTCGGCCTCCCGTACAGCATGTAGATCACGATGAGGATGATGACCGTGACGACCAGCAGCTCGATGAGCGTCGCCCACCCGGCCTCAGATCGCTTCGGCTTCAATTTCGACTCCCTCGGCTGCGGCCAGCGGCTGGATCAGCATCAGGGGCTGACCGTACTCCACGGCCGCCCCGTCCGCCGCCAGCACCTCGCGCGCCACGCCGCCCACTGGCGACAGCACGTCATTCGGCACCTTCATCACCTCGATCGCCCCGATCACCTGTCCCACCGCAACGGTGTCGCCCGGCGACACCTTCGCGCTGTGATCGGTCGCGGCGCGGAAGATGCCCACCATCGGCGCGACCACCGGAAACGACTCCGGCGCCTCCCCGGCGGCCCGCGGCTCCGGTTCCACCGCGAACACCGGCGCTTCCTCTTCCGCTCCGATGCCCTCGCGCTTGAGGCTGATCTTGAAGTCGGGCAATTCGACGGACAACTCGGTGACACCCGACTCGCGCATGATGGCGATCAGCTCGCGGATGCGTTCGAGTTGGAAGTTGTCCTTTGGCATGGTGCTGTCTTCAGGTCGAGACGCGGGCGACGTACTCGCCGCTGCGCGTGTCGACGCGGATGACGTCGCCGGTGTTGATAAACAGCGGAACGTCCACCACCGCGCCGGTCTCGACCTTCGCCGGCTTCGAGCCGCCTGACGCGGTGTCGCCGCGCAAGCCCGGGTCGGTCTCGGCGATCTCAAGCTCGACGGTGTCCGGAAGCTCGACCCCGATCAAGCGGCTATTGTGCATGACGACCGAGACCTCCAGGCCTTCCTTGAGGTACTTCGCGCCGTCGCCGAACTCATCGGCGCCGAGCGTGATCTGGTCATAGGTATCGAGGTCCATGAGGACGTAGTCCGTTGCCACGCGATAGAGGTACTGCATCGGCTTGCGCTCGACGTGCGCCATTTCCATCCGCTCGCCCGCGCGGAAGGTACGATCGAAGACATTGCCGCTGCGGATGTTGCGCAACTTGGTGCGCACGAACGCGCCGCCCTTGCCCGGCTTGACGTGCTGGAACTCAACGATTTGAAAGACCTCGCCCTCCAACTCGATGGTGAGGCCGCGCTTGAAATCGGCCGTTGAGATCATGTGAGAACCGTCCGAGAGAAGCGGGCCCGTTCCCGGCCGCCCGCCAGCGCTAGTGTACTATCGCCCGGCCCGGAAGTCAAGCAGTGCGAGAGCGGCGGCGTGGAGCGCGGAGCGGGGGAAACCGCTGCCGGATGTGGAACGGGCGCTCCCGCCGGTTCATCTCGGCGCCGCGGCGTCGGCGCCAGCCACGGCGTGCTCGCACCGACGCCAACAACACTCGGTCACACTGGCGGCAGTAGCGGCGCTGTGGAGCGGCGGGGGCGTGAGGAGGTGCTTCTAGCCGTCCTCGGGTTCCCGGCAACAGGCGGGCAGGCTGCCACCGGCCCGGTGGGCGGCGACGCATTCACAGCACTTGCCGCGCCGGGGGCAGTCGTCAGAGGTGCATGGGCAGTTGTCAAGATTGCTCTGCAGATTCGGGCATTCGGGCTTCGGCATGTTCTACCTCGCATCGGATTCGTGTGCGAACTCTCCGCGTTTCATCGCACACCGCCTGTGAGGTTCGGCGGGCGACGCCGGATCACCTGCGGAGGACCAGCGTGGGCGTTTCGTCCGGAGCAAGCGCAGCGTTCCGGCGCCTCGCTCCCCACACGCACGGTGGTTCTGAGCAACGGACAGCACACCCGCGCGGCGCAATCGAGTGCAGCGCGGGCCAAGGCTGCCCTTGAATGTCCGGAGCCGGGTCGGCCGGGACGCTCGCCCTGCCGGCGCCACGCGTCGGCGCCGCTCGGCATCCCCCGGATTATCGTGATTTCATGCAGGGAAGTGGCGAGGGCGTGCCGAATGGCCCCTGCGGTCGCTCGACAGCAGCCCCGGCGTCGGGACGTCGCTGGGCCAGCTAGCCGTGTCCGCGTATCTGCTCTAAATCGTCGCAGCCCTGGACGGCCAGCCCGGTCCCTCGCGGGTGCTGCTTGCCGGAGTCCGGCTCGGGAGGTGCTACGATGCGTGGGTTCCGCTTCTTCCTCATCGGTTGCCTGATCGCCGGCGCCGCTTGCCCAATGCTCGCCGCCGGTTATCGCATATCGGTCGGCGAAGGGCTGGACGAGATTCCCGTCGTCGTCGTCAGCGGCACGCCTTACGAGATGGGCTATTCCTACGGCAACCTCATGACTGCAGAGGCCCTGGCCTGCATGACCGTCTATCTGGATGGCGCTCAGGCCGAGGACCCGGTGCGCTACTCGAACGCGGCGCTCGACGCCGCGTGGGCGGCGGTGGAGCCGTATGTCCATACGCGGTTCATCGAGGAGATGCAGGGCGTGGCCGACGGCGCGGGAATGAGCTACGACGTGCTGCGCCGCGCGCACTGCGTCACGCTTCTGTCGAACTACGCCTGCAGCGGCGTCGGAGTGTGGGGTGAGGCGAGCGCCGACGGGCATCTCTACCAGATCCGCAATCTCGATCACGGCTCCGGCGTCGAGCTCGGACTCGGGGCGTATCCGGTCATCGTCGTCTATCTCCCCGAGAGCGGCATCCCCCACGCGAACGTTGGGTTCGCGGGATTGGTGGGCTCGATCGCCGGCATGAACGCCGAGGGCATCGCGACGACCGAGATCGGGGAGTCCCCGGGCTCGGATTATCCCTTCGACCTCGACGGCATTCCGTTCTTCGTGATGTTCCGCGACATCCTTCAGGACGCCCCCAGCCTGTACCATGCCCTCAACATCGTCGAGAATGCGAACCGCATCAAGAAATACTACTTCTTCATCGGCGATGGCGACTGGTTGGCAGCGGCGAAGATCAAGGCGTTCGATCCGTACCTCTGGATCTGGCTCGACAACGACGAGGACGACGAGCTGTGGCCCAACGTGCTACCCAACGTCGTGTACGGGACGATGAACAACGCCGCCGCCTGGGCGCATCTCAACACCAACTACGGCAATTACGATGCCGCTCTCATGGTAGAGATATCGCGCCTCGTCTCCGACGGCGACTCGAGCCTGATGAACGTCGTCTACGACGCCACCACGCGCGAGATGTGGGTCGCCTACGCCGAGGGCGCAGAGTATGCGTACGAGCGGCCGTACGTCTACTTCAACCTCAATGACTACGTGCCAGTAGAGACCCCAGAGGTCGGCGGCTACGGATTCTACGAGGTCATCGGCAGCGGCGCGGACGAGATCACGGTGCTGCACACCGGCGGCGACCACTACCAGATGGGCTACTGGCACGGGTATCTCCTGCGCGATCAAGTGCAGGCGAACTGCGCCAACGCGCTGGCGGCGGCCGAGGCCGGGGGCATCACCGAGGAGATGTGGCGGTGGGCAATCGACTCGATGTGGCTCTACACCCCGTGGGAGTACCTGCAGGAGATGGAGGGACTGGCGGACGGCGCCGCCCTGCCGGTCGAGATCATCTGGAAGATGCACGCCATTCCGGACCTATCCGAGTTTCACTGCAGCGCCTTCGCGGCGATGGGCAACGCGACCGTTGACGGTCACTGTATTCAGCTCAGGAACCTCGACTACGGACTGGAGTTGGCGAGCCAGGATAACCCGTTGTTGGTCGTGTACGAACCCCTCGGCCGCAACAAGTATGTCAACGTGACGTTCGCGGGCATGCTCGGCTCCATCGCCGGCATGAGCTACGAGCATATTCCGGTGA
Proteins encoded in this region:
- the efp gene encoding elongation factor P, producing the protein MISTADFKRGLTIELEGEVFQIVEFQHVKPGKGGAFVRTKLRNIRSGNVFDRTFRAGERMEMAHVERKPMQYLYRVATDYVLMDLDTYDQITLGADEFGDGAKYLKEGLEVSVVMHNSRLIGVELPDTVELEIAETDPGLRGDTASGGSKPAKVETGAVVDVPLFINTGDVIRVDTRSGEYVARVST
- the accC gene encoding acetyl-CoA carboxylase biotin carboxylase subunit; protein product: MFKKILVANRGEIAVRVIRACREMRIPTVAVYSQADADALHVRLADEAVCIGPPANRDSYLNIPNIITAALITEADAVHPGYGNLAETASFAENCDLCKLAFIGPSADTIEALQDKAQVKHTMHAAGVPVIPPEEPAIVVNDQDALKVASRSGYPMIIKAAAGGGGRGIRIVHDDDDLVRSLPVARSEAEAAFGRSEVYLERYLEEPRHIEFQILADKRGNMIHLGERECSIQTSRHQKLLEESPSMALSPSLRHRMGDAALRAAKAVGYTNAGTVEFLLDTNRKFYFLEMNARIQVEHPVTECVTGMDLVKEQIRLAAGEKLAHAQKDIQFHGHAIECRITAEDPEREFAPSAGAVNGLRLPGGPGVRVDTHLYAGYHVPPYYDPLLAKLIVWGRDRREAIARAQRALAEFEIDGFRTTISFHREVLANAFFRRGETTTDFIRRRMGL